CTAGAAAGTGCAGGATCCTGAGCAAAGAAGAGGTTATTGATCTCTGCAGCGCAAACGAGGAAATGGATGATATTTCAATGGATTATGTTCTCAACAACTTTGCATTCATACAGTATGAGGACAGGTCATGGGTTACGATGAGGAAAGAAAGCGGCAAAAAGGCAAAGCAGAGAGTCAGAAGATTAAGCATTGCAGGGTAAAGATGAAAATTCCAACAAAAAAAGAGTGCTATAAGCTGTTGAAGAAATATTCTGTTCCACTTAATGTAATAAGGCATGCTGAAGATGTGTGCAGGGTTTCTTTGTTTATCGGAGAGAGAATGAAGAAAAGGGGAGAAAAGATAAATCTGAATTTATTGGAAGCAGCATCCTTATTGCATGATATTGACAAGATCCATACACTGAACAACGGCAGGCACGGCATAATGTCCTGCGATATTCTGAAAAAAGAAAGATTCAATGCGATTGCAAGATTTGCTCTCATACACGTACTGCATGCAATCTTAAGCACCAGAACCATGCCTAAAACATGGGAAGAAAAGATTTTTTATTATGCTGACAGGAGAGTCAATCCCGAAGGGATAGTTTCAGCGAAAAACAGATTTGATTATTTAAGGCAGCAATATGGAACAAAAGATAAAAAAATAATGAAAATGATCAACGAAGCAGAGCCTAAAGTGAAAAGGCTGGAAAAAGAGATATTTTCAAAGATTAAACTGAAGCCTGAAGAAATAAACAAGCTGACTGCAGCAGAGCAATATGGCAAAAGACTACTACAAAATACTTGGCGTTGATAAGCATGCATCAACTGAAGAAGTAAGAAGGGCTTACAAGAATCTTGCTAAAAAATACCATCCTGATTTGAACAAAGACAATGATGCAACTGAAAAATTCAAGGAAATAAATGAGGCTGCTGCTGTTTTGGGCGACCAGAAGAAGAGAGAGCAGTATGACAGATTCGGCACAGCAGAGGTTCCGCCTGGATTTACGGGATTTGATTTTGGAGACCTTGGAATGGATGTTGATTTTGGCGATATATTTGAGGGTTTTTTTGGCGGCAGCGATATATTCGGAGGCAGAAGAAGGCAGGCAGCGCATGGGTCTGATTTAAGGTTTAACATGGATATTGAGCTTGAAGATGCTGCTTTTGGCGCAGAGAAAACAATTTCTTTAAGAAAACTGGAGAAATGCCCTGAATGCAATGGAACCGGGGCTGAAAAGGGAACTGATTTTATCACATGCCCTGATTGTGCTGGAACTGGTTATATTAAAAGAAGCCAGAGAACTCCATTCGGAATTTTTTCAACCACAACAGCATGCCCGAAATGCAGCGGCTCTGGAGAATATATAAGGGAGAAATGCGCTGAATGCAATGGCAAAGGCAGAATAACTGCAAATAAAAAAATTGAGCTCAAAATTCCTGCTGGTGTTGAAGATGGAATGCACCTTAGGGTTACAGGAGAGGGCGAGGCTGGCGGTAAAGGCGGAAGAGCAGGAGACCTTTACGTGGTTATCCGCATAAAGCCGCACAAAACATTTGAAAGAGATGGCAATGAAATTAATGTTGAAATCCCAATAAGCTTTTCAACTGCCGCTATTGGCGGCGAGATAGAAGTGCCGACTTTGAATGGCAAGAAAACTTTGAAGATATCTGCTGGAACCCAGTCGAATACAATCTTCAGGATGAAAGGAGAAGGAATTCCCAATCTGAATGGCTTCGGGAAAGGATCTGAGAATGTTAAGGTTGTTGTAAAAGTCCCTGATAAACTGACAAAGAAGCAGAAAGAGCTGATCGAAGAGTTTGAGAAAGAGGGCAAGAAAGGGTTTCTTGGGAAAATGTTTTTATGGTGAATTTTTTTTCGTGGTTTTTATTTTAAACAACAAATTGCATCTTTTGCAGTAATAAAGAATCTTTTCATTGCCTTTAATGTCGCTTCCACAGAGAGGGCATGCTTTTTCCATCACTTTTACTGGCTCTCTTTTTTCACGCATGAAACATAGAAAATGAATTATTTTTAAAGTTATGTGAATCTAAGATTCAGTTTTTTTGTTTTCATATCCAAAATATTCTTTTGCAATCAATTCCAGCGCCATGATGGATGAGAATGACTTATGTGTTGCAGCACTATTGGTGGCTTCAGCAATCATTACTGCCTTATCCAAAGACAAGCCTCCGATTGCATCATTTGTTGTTCCAAACAAGCTTCTGAATCCATCTCCACGTATTATCGGGTAGACTTCATATAGCCCATATCCTCCGCTGCCTACGCCGCGATGCGAACTTATGATTGTTCCTCTACGCAACAGCACAACGCCGCCATTAAAAGGCTGAACAGCATATTTGCTGATCAACTCAGGATCAATGGATTTTAACTCTTTTATCGCTTGTGCAACTGTTTTATATTTTGGCATTCATACCCCCTGCTTTATTGAAATAAGATGTTATTTATAAACTTTTCTTTTGTAACTACTATGAAAGAGATTTATTTTATGCTCTTGAGCTTCATAATCTTTAAAAACCGAATGGCTTTTGCTTAAATTAATGATCTTCGTCTCAACAGCCTGCCTGAAAGGGCTTAATGGAGGATTTGAAAAGGACTTATTCAGGGTTTTAGAGCTTTATAAAAACAGCAATATAAAAAATATAGAGCTTGGCAGCGTCCATTCTGAAATGGATCCTGATTTTCTTTTAAAATTTTTATTGAAGTACAAGGAAGAAAACGATGCAAAATTCATAATCCACGGATTTTTTCCTCCGATTAAGGAAAGTGTAATGATCAATATTGGATCGCAAAACAAGGACATTCTTAAAAAGTCAATGCTGATTGCGACAAATGCCATAGATCTGTGCAGAAAGCTTGATGCAAAACTTTACAGCCTGCATGCAGCAGTGCTTGGCGAGGTTGATGCCCACGGGATTTACATAACAAAGAAATACGACAAGGAAAAAGTGCTTGAAACTTTTGAAGAGAATTTAATAAAGATCTGCGGGCTTGCAGGCAGCCAGGGAATAAAAATCGCAATTGAAAACCATGGCGGCGAATGCGGGGATGATTTTTTCACAAGAAAAGAGCATTTTTTAAATTTATTTGAAAAATTAAAAATAAAAAACCTCGGAATCCTGATTGATGTAGGGCATTTGAACACTGCAGCTAAAAAATTCGGCTTTGACAGGGGCGATTTTATAAAATCAATGCAGCCAAAGGCATTTGCAGTGCACTGCCATGAGAATGACGGGAGCTATGATCAGCACAAGAATGTAAATAAAGAAACATTAAGGGATTTTGACAAAGAAATCATTAAAAAAATTTTCATCACATCGGAAGCAAATGGATTGGGCATTAATGATATTATTCGTGGAAAGAACATTTTAGAGCAAAGCTTTTAAAATAACAAAAACTTTCTGGCATAAAATGAGGCTAAAAACATCAAAAACAGAAATCGATCATCTGTGGAAAGCATGGCTTGCCATTTCAATAGCATTTGCAATAGTCCTTGGCGGAGGGTTTTCAGTCAGCCTGTTCTCTTTCAAATTTTTGCTAAACATAATATTCGCAGCATTCACAGTCGGAATCGGATTTTTGCTGCATGAGCTGTCGCATAAGCTTACAGCGCAGCATTTTGGGTATTGGTCTGAATTCAGGGCGAATTTTCAGATGCTTTTTTTGATGATTGTAATGAGCTTTTTAGGATTTGTTTTTGCCGCTCCTGGAGCAACCATGATAGCAGGAAGAGTTGAGAAAAACAAATACGGAATGATTTCAGCAGCAGGCCCGTTAATTAATATTTTTCTGGCATTGATCTTTCTAGGGTTAAGCTTTGCAACTCCTTTTTCTTTTATTACTGTCTTTGCTTTGTACGGGCTGCTGATCAACAGCTGGCTTGCATTGTTTAACATGATTCCTTTCGGAATTTTAGACGGAGCAAAGGTGATAAGGTGGAATGTAATTGCCTATGCTTTAATTGTCATTGCTTCGCTGGCGTTGGTTATGGTCGGGAATTCACTTATTAAGAATGTTGCCATGCTGGTCTGATATTATTTATTCTTTTTATATTAAACTAACTAAATTGTATATGTCCTTCTGAGTAAACAAGAATGTGCTTTGTTTCTTTTTTGGAGAAATTTTAGATCCTATGTTGTTTTCTCTGGCAATATCACAAAGCCTTTGATTAGTTATTTTCACTTCTGGCTTTATTAAGGATAATGATTTGATTACTTTCTCCGAATTAAATAGCGGTTTGCCCTTTCTATTTCCTATATATTCCAACCACGAATCAAGCAGGATAAATCTAACTCCGTTTTTAGCCCTGTTCTTTTTTGGCTCATAACCGACAAGGTAGCGTTCAGAAACTAAATAGTAGATGACATTTTTGCAGCTTATTCCCAACCTGGCTAATACCTCTCCCATGAGTAAAACCTCATTTTCTTTTCCATCCAGATCATATACATCGATATACCTTTTTCTCTCGTGTGAATAAAACCACAGGGCAGGTTCAATTAGTTCAGTTAGCCTTTGATCATTCTTAGAGAACTCAAACAGTGTAGGTAACCTTTCAATTTCTACTTCCTCTCTTTGAAGCACATACATTTTTTTAATGAAAGAATCAAGTAATCTTCTCCCTTTAATCCCCTTTACAAGACGTGCTGTGTCTTCTACGCTGACGTAAAGCTCTTTACTTTTTCTTACGAATCCAACTAAACCCATGTTAGCATATTTTCTTAACGTACAGCGCTCTAGACCAAAACGCTCTGCGACATCCTTGCTTGGTTGGTAGTTAGTATCATCCATGCAACTATGAAAAAAACAACTTATTTAAAAACCTTTCTATATTTACTACTTAAGAGATGTTATAAGTTTTTAACCATATACAGCCCTTCTTTTTTATAGCCTAATCTTCTGTAATAATTCCTTGCGCCGATCCCTGAAATCACAACAATCCTGTTTTTGTAATATGTCTTTGCGATCTCTTCCGCCGTTTTCAATAATTCTTTTCCCAGGCCGCGGTGCTGTATTGCGCCTTTTTTGCCAATAGCAGCTGCCTCGCCATAGACATGCAGCTCTCTTATTAAAGCAGAATCCTCTGTTATCTCTTTTCTTAAAAACTGCGAAGGGAATCTTAAGCGGCAGAATCCGAACAAAATCTTGTTTTTGAAATCCTCTGCAGAGATAAAGAATTCTGTGCCTTTTGATGCTTCATAATAAATTGATTTTATTTCTATGCTTTTCATGATTTTCTTGATATTTTTGCCTTTTAAATAATTCCCAGCTTCCCTGCACCGTATGCAATTGCATTTTATTTTCTTGTCTTTCATTATTTTTTCAACATACTGCCTTAAGTTGGTTTTATCAACACCTGCTTCAGTGGCATAAGTCGGGATGTCTCTCTGTATTCTCATTATCCTCGCATAAGAAGGAACGCATTTCTTGAACTCTGCAATCAGATGCGCAGCTTTTTCAGTTGTTAATGGCTTATACTCCTTTTTTTTGTACATACCATATAATTTAGTTCCTTTCAGAACCATGCAGGGATAGATTTTGAGCATATCAGGCCTGAAATCCTGATTTTCAAAAAGCTCTTTTAATGCCTCTAAATCCTTTTTATATGAAACTCCGGGCAGGCCGGGCATGACGTGATAATTTATCTTGAAACCCAGGTCTTTTAAAATTCTTGTTGATTCGATTGCATCTTTTATTGTATGGCCTCTTTCAATTTTCTTCAGAACATCATCATAAACTGTCTGGACGCCAAGCTCAACCCTTGTTGCCCCCAATCTCAGCATTTCATTCCCCTGCTTTAATCTTCCGTAATCCGGCCTTGTTTCCATTGTCAGGCCAACGCATTTGATATTTGAATTTTCATTTCTTTTTTGCTCTTTTTCAAGCGCTATGCTTTTTATTTTATTTTTCATAACTGATAATTTTTTCTGGATTCTTTTTGTCCTTTCTTTATCTTTCACTTCTGCAGGCAATTCGAAGAAATCTTTAAATTTCAAAATGTTAAATTCTTTATTTTTTTCAAAAAACAAATCAGAAAAATCATTCATTGCCTTAAACGCGTATTTGATGAAATTCTCCTGGTATTTTTTCGGAAAGCTTGGAAAAGTTCC
The Candidatus Woesearchaeota archaeon DNA segment above includes these coding regions:
- a CDS encoding HD domain-containing protein, producing MKIPTKKECYKLLKKYSVPLNVIRHAEDVCRVSLFIGERMKKRGEKINLNLLEAASLLHDIDKIHTLNNGRHGIMSCDILKKERFNAIARFALIHVLHAILSTRTMPKTWEEKIFYYADRRVNPEGIVSAKNRFDYLRQQYGTKDKKIMKMINEAEPKVKRLEKEIFSKIKLKPEEINKLTAAEQYGKRLLQNTWR
- the dnaJ gene encoding molecular chaperone DnaJ; translated protein: MAKDYYKILGVDKHASTEEVRRAYKNLAKKYHPDLNKDNDATEKFKEINEAAAVLGDQKKREQYDRFGTAEVPPGFTGFDFGDLGMDVDFGDIFEGFFGGSDIFGGRRRQAAHGSDLRFNMDIELEDAAFGAEKTISLRKLEKCPECNGTGAEKGTDFITCPDCAGTGYIKRSQRTPFGIFSTTTACPKCSGSGEYIREKCAECNGKGRITANKKIELKIPAGVEDGMHLRVTGEGEAGGKGGRAGDLYVVIRIKPHKTFERDGNEINVEIPISFSTAAIGGEIEVPTLNGKKTLKISAGTQSNTIFRMKGEGIPNLNGFGKGSENVKVVVKVPDKLTKKQKELIEEFEKEGKKGFLGKMFLW
- a CDS encoding TIM barrel protein; translation: MIFVSTACLKGLNGGFEKDLFRVLELYKNSNIKNIELGSVHSEMDPDFLLKFLLKYKEENDAKFIIHGFFPPIKESVMINIGSQNKDILKKSMLIATNAIDLCRKLDAKLYSLHAAVLGEVDAHGIYITKKYDKEKVLETFEENLIKICGLAGSQGIKIAIENHGGECGDDFFTRKEHFLNLFEKLKIKNLGILIDVGHLNTAAKKFGFDRGDFIKSMQPKAFAVHCHENDGSYDQHKNVNKETLRDFDKEIIKKIFITSEANGLGINDIIRGKNILEQSF
- a CDS encoding tRNA uridine(34) 5-carboxymethylaminomethyl modification radical SAM/GNAT enzyme Elp3 codes for the protein MEGFFKEIIETIKKQKISKNRLNNVKIKLSKQHQMKVIPTDIQILMHASKADLPKIKKYLQTKPTRTISGVAVCAIMTKPFKCPHGKCIYCPGGIKSYFGTVPQSYTGKEPATLRAMRNNYDPYLQVFNRLEQYIVLGHFPGKIELIIMGGTFPSFPKKYQENFIKYAFKAMNDFSDLFFEKNKEFNILKFKDFFELPAEVKDKERTKRIQKKLSVMKNKIKSIALEKEQKRNENSNIKCVGLTMETRPDYGRLKQGNEMLRLGATRVELGVQTVYDDVLKKIERGHTIKDAIESTRILKDLGFKINYHVMPGLPGVSYKKDLEALKELFENQDFRPDMLKIYPCMVLKGTKLYGMYKKKEYKPLTTEKAAHLIAEFKKCVPSYARIMRIQRDIPTYATEAGVDKTNLRQYVEKIMKDKKIKCNCIRCREAGNYLKGKNIKKIMKSIEIKSIYYEASKGTEFFISAEDFKNKILFGFCRLRFPSQFLRKEITEDSALIRELHVYGEAAAIGKKGAIQHRGLGKELLKTAEEIAKTYYKNRIVVISGIGARNYYRRLGYKKEGLYMVKNL